In the Candidatus Mycosynbacter amalyticus genome, one interval contains:
- a CDS encoding FAD:protein FMN transferase produces the protein MHSIPSSSRLRHRLSFEAIGTRWHIDTPTHIPAGAAADIYAAIQAFDQKWSRFRSDSQVSALRLTVGTLALDADEYAMWQLYRQVYDATDSAVSPLVAAALEASGYDAAYSLTRTAEATAAPDWDDALSLGHNSLTVHQPTLLDIGAAGKGLLVDRVASLLSNTIDTYTIDAGGDIYVAGHSERIALEHPDNASFAIGVAHVADSALCGSAPNRRTWADTHHIIDARSGVSTTHIAATWTLAATAMAADLATTTLFFLPPESTQQLIPCQPVVMNTNGQLRYTTNKDMEIYA, from the coding sequence ATGCACTCGATACCATCAAGCAGCAGGCTCAGGCATAGGCTCTCGTTCGAAGCCATTGGTACCCGCTGGCATATCGACACCCCCACACATATACCTGCAGGTGCTGCAGCAGACATATACGCGGCTATTCAGGCATTTGATCAAAAATGGTCACGATTTCGCAGCGACTCGCAAGTCAGTGCACTACGCCTCACGGTTGGTACACTCGCGCTTGATGCAGACGAATACGCCATGTGGCAGCTCTATCGCCAAGTATACGATGCCACAGATAGTGCCGTGTCTCCGCTTGTAGCTGCGGCACTAGAAGCAAGCGGCTATGACGCAGCCTATTCGCTGACTCGTACGGCAGAAGCGACTGCAGCGCCCGACTGGGATGATGCGCTCTCGCTTGGTCACAACTCCCTCACGGTTCACCAGCCCACGCTGCTCGATATTGGAGCCGCCGGCAAAGGCCTCCTTGTTGATCGTGTCGCCTCACTACTCAGTAATACGATTGATACGTATACTATCGACGCAGGTGGCGATATCTACGTCGCGGGACATAGCGAGCGTATCGCACTCGAACATCCCGATAATGCGTCGTTCGCGATCGGTGTCGCTCATGTGGCCGACAGTGCACTCTGCGGCTCTGCGCCAAACAGACGCACATGGGCAGACACGCATCACATCATCGACGCGCGAAGCGGCGTGTCGACTACGCATATCGCAGCTACCTGGACACTCGCAGCTACTGCCATGGCAGCCGACCTAGCCACAACCACGCTGTTTTTTCTCCCACCCGAGTCTACGCAGCAGCTTATCCCATGTCAGCCTGTCGTGATGAATACAAACGGTCAACTGCGCTATACTACAAACAAAGATATGGAAATATATGCGTAA
- a CDS encoding FMN-binding protein, with protein sequence MQDNKAKLIGLVVIALLAIGGTGAVVVLNKQDSGQSSEATTTEQQTPATETDSATSNSSTTATTDTYKDGEYSADGTYRTPGGNETISVDITLKDNTVTAVSVEGNGTGDSAEYQAMFKQGIASQVVGKKIDELNVSRVSGSSLTSTGFNNALDTIKQQAQA encoded by the coding sequence GTGCAAGACAACAAGGCAAAACTCATCGGACTAGTCGTAATTGCGCTACTCGCTATCGGCGGTACTGGCGCCGTAGTAGTACTCAACAAGCAGGACAGCGGACAGTCATCGGAAGCAACAACGACCGAACAGCAAACTCCGGCCACCGAAACTGATAGTGCCACCTCGAACAGCTCCACGACGGCGACGACGGATACCTACAAAGATGGTGAATACAGTGCCGACGGCACGTACCGCACACCTGGCGGCAACGAAACGATCTCTGTCGATATCACGCTGAAAGACAATACTGTCACTGCCGTCAGCGTCGAAGGTAATGGTACTGGCGACTCAGCCGAGTATCAGGCCATGTTCAAACAAGGCATCGCAAGTCAGGTTGTTGGTAAAAAGATTGATGAGCTCAATGTGTCTCGTGTCTCTGGTTCATCGCTCACTTCTACAGGATTCAACAATGCACTCGATACCATCAAGCAGCAGGCTCAGGCATAG
- a CDS encoding DUF1653 domain-containing protein, translating into MPTFRYHKLVRDNIWDWHIEAGHTPTGEQLSGDALRAAMAEKLHEEADEVKGAKTRDELVEEIADVQQLLDDLCTSQAIGSDELRAVQRHKRDKKGGFLAGHYIETVKMPDEDDKWAQYCRADPSKYPEMDGQRDEKLHQKSDTGSMKQTGEPPKLPTGPYRHYKGGMYTVTELACHSETLEWLVVYVSYKRKARGLPSVWVRPYEMFVETIEIDGMRQPRFAKINLENN; encoded by the coding sequence ATGCCAACATTTCGTTATCACAAACTTGTGCGCGACAATATATGGGATTGGCATATCGAGGCTGGTCACACACCGACTGGTGAGCAGCTAAGTGGCGACGCGCTTCGTGCCGCCATGGCCGAGAAACTCCATGAAGAGGCCGACGAAGTCAAAGGTGCCAAGACACGCGACGAGCTAGTAGAAGAAATCGCTGATGTACAGCAACTCCTCGACGATCTATGTACAAGCCAAGCGATTGGCTCCGATGAGCTACGCGCAGTCCAGCGACACAAGCGCGACAAAAAAGGCGGGTTCCTGGCTGGGCACTATATCGAAACAGTCAAGATGCCAGACGAAGACGACAAATGGGCACAGTACTGTCGGGCTGACCCGAGCAAATATCCGGAAATGGATGGGCAGCGAGATGAAAAATTGCATCAAAAGTCTGACACAGGATCCATGAAGCAGACGGGGGAGCCGCCAAAGTTGCCTACGGGTCCATATCGGCATTACAAGGGTGGTATGTACACAGTGACCGAACTGGCGTGTCATAGCGAAACTCTGGAATGGTTGGTGGTGTATGTATCGTACAAACGTAAGGCTAGGGGTTTGCCGTCCGTATGGGTTCGTCCATACGAGATGTTTGTAGAAACTATTGAGATAGATGGTATGCGCCAGCCCCGTTTTGCAAAAATCAATCTCGAAAACAACTAG
- a CDS encoding aminoglycoside phosphotransferase family protein, whose translation MDKFVYYYDWQADIAPRIPGLQQADQGFTAAYTGLINLLDGSQVFVKCAMDENSAHWTRKEIKAYKILQEAGYDYMPRLLAVNADETAFAIQAMLGYDFTPSWSDDKLHAIMRARKDLKALRYLFEADTDFSMRKVVGVQNRWPELHSETVLSRANDVLMRSQGITVTPAMVARCNELMQVWHVRQDTLVHDDLRADNFAYDPQTRTGKLIDWTWLCVGDDALDIASLCVSVARSGYDVYDKYPSLFDEQAIVSTLGYWLEVLGTSDGQLTDVRQSQAANVRFCYDLLATRTQLTV comes from the coding sequence ATGGATAAATTTGTTTATTATTATGACTGGCAAGCAGATATTGCTCCGCGCATTCCTGGGTTGCAGCAAGCTGATCAGGGTTTTACGGCTGCGTACACGGGCTTAATCAATCTTCTTGACGGTTCGCAGGTCTTCGTGAAGTGTGCTATGGACGAAAACTCGGCACATTGGACACGCAAAGAAATCAAAGCGTATAAGATCTTGCAAGAAGCGGGCTACGACTATATGCCACGGTTGCTCGCGGTCAATGCTGATGAGACGGCATTTGCAATTCAGGCTATGCTTGGCTACGACTTTACTCCATCGTGGAGCGACGATAAGCTCCATGCAATCATGCGAGCGCGCAAAGATCTGAAGGCGCTACGGTATTTGTTTGAGGCCGATACAGACTTCTCGATGCGCAAAGTCGTTGGAGTGCAAAACCGTTGGCCCGAATTGCATAGCGAGACAGTGCTTTCTCGTGCAAACGATGTGCTGATGCGAAGCCAGGGTATTACTGTAACTCCCGCTATGGTAGCGCGCTGCAACGAGCTGATGCAGGTATGGCATGTACGTCAGGATACGCTCGTACACGACGATCTTCGCGCCGATAACTTCGCCTATGATCCACAGACGCGCACCGGTAAGCTAATTGACTGGACATGGCTTTGTGTCGGCGATGACGCGCTCGATATTGCATCGCTTTGTGTCAGCGTGGCGCGAAGCGGCTACGATGTGTATGATAAATACCCTAGTTTGTTTGATGAGCAGGCGATCGTGTCGACGCTTGGATATTGGCTGGAGGTGTTGGGCACAAGTGATGGTCAGCTGACTGATGTGCGCCAATCTCAGGCTGCGAATGTACGTTTTTGCTACGATCTGCTCGCTACTCGTACACAGCTTACTGTGTAG
- a CDS encoding TIGR02611 family protein, which produces MDAAKRHGKKVVVGLAGGLLLVVGVVAIPYPGPGWLIVFAALAILATEFEWAGRILHFAKGKYDAWQHWLAAQSAVVRALFWCATAIVVVLTVWLLNGYGFMCDILGLDWPWAHSPLPIFAR; this is translated from the coding sequence ATGGATGCAGCCAAACGTCACGGGAAGAAAGTAGTAGTCGGCCTCGCAGGCGGTTTGCTGCTGGTGGTAGGAGTCGTCGCAATCCCATATCCGGGTCCAGGCTGGCTGATCGTGTTTGCGGCGCTGGCAATACTTGCAACTGAGTTCGAGTGGGCCGGTCGTATACTGCATTTCGCGAAGGGTAAATACGACGCATGGCAGCACTGGTTGGCTGCCCAGAGCGCAGTAGTACGGGCGCTTTTCTGGTGTGCAACGGCTATTGTGGTGGTGCTGACAGTCTGGCTACTCAATGGCTATGGATTTATGTGCGATATTCTGGGGCTCGACTGGCCATGGGCGCATTCACCACTGCCGATTTTCGCTCGATAA